The genome window AACAGGTATCACGTAGTCATGAAGACCGTTTCACCTTCGTGACAGCGCGATGTCGGAAAATTGTAATCTATAAACATAAGGCAGGAGACTATGTAGATGATAGGGTCTGTCCTTTTCGAGAGGTCGGTTTTTATAGGTCAATGGCTCCAAAGAGGGTCAGCAAAAACATTTGGCAAGATCCTGAGCGATTTATAGTTCGGGGTTTGCAATGACCCAGCGATAAATCTCTTTAGAAGGAAGAGGCAGAGGACGAAGTTATTGGATTTTTGATCATGAAATTGGTGAATATTACTGTTTATGGATTGATTGTATTGACTCGAGTAAACGGGCGTCCCGAGAGataagctaaataaggaCCAACGACATAACTGGAGAGAAAAACCTAGGTTGCTGAATCTGCATGACGATAAGCCCTAGTTCACACTGTATAGTACAGTGCGTTTCCAAACGAGACACGAGCGAGGCGGTGGCGGACTCTTCATTCGGCTCAAAgggatgagcttgttgtATTTTGACCGAAGCCTGAGGAAAGTTAGGAAAGCTGGAAAGCTACCCTCGGAGAGCAAGAAATGTTCAGAACTTAATATAAGAAGCCTAAGAAAACTCATTATGTTCTAGCCTCCAGCTGTCTAGAGCTGTGATCCAATATCTTTAATGGCCTCTATTATAGAAGCATTAGAAGACTAGACTTCTATCACAGTCCCCATGGGTACTTTTGTTTATTTTATGAAGCTTCATATGAACCATGCTTAGAGAATCTCTAAGGGTAACACATTCTGTCCCGTGGTTTCAACAATATTGATAAACTTCCACCATGATTCCCTAAGACGCAAGAGCTATCTATACTCTTGGTACCGTTTCCTCCCAGTCTTGCCATTATCACATATTGTCTGTTAACATGGATTCAACCATTCCCCGAAAGCAGAGAAGGACCCTATTCAATAGTTGAACCGTTATAGTACCTTTCTTGTGGAACTTTGGTTCCCATATGATGTGGGACATCGTTGCCAATGGACTAATGACGCCAGGACAATTGATCcatttactatttaactcACAATTTTCGACTATCACAGAGAACAACATTCATGGCACAGATAAGCCAATACATAGAGCCAGTTGGGCCGGGGTGGTGCGGCTACTCCAGGAGATCGTTGAGCTGGAAGCTTCCTCGGTTGCTGAACAGAACTGGACCCGAGCAAAATTctgataaaaaaaagattgtTCCCCGTGTTCCAGGACAGCTCAAACAAACAGAACCAATTGGACGGATAGGCTGAACCAGGGGGTGCAACCGGGGgaggcgatgaggaagatccaagaagacgaagaccaagaccaataCAGCGTGGCTCACCTTGATTGACGCAAAAAGTTTGCGCACTGTACCAGATGTGCAAGGCTTATTTCGGGCGTTGCGACCTGTGGAGGGACCAGAAGCTAGTGGATTAGAGAACGAACTGGGGCTAGGAAAGGTGGGTGAAAGGATGTCATGATGGAGGGAAGGAAGGCGGAGAGATAATATCCAGAGTAATGAGAGACTGACGACATTTGATCGAGATAAGCCAATTACAGTACATGATGATAACTGCGGTAAGAGAAATCCATGGAAGCAAGATGGTTTAGAAATTGGTTTAAAATGGTTTATTTAATAGATGCTGTGCACACAGAAAACTTTTCCACCTGCAGGGCAATTAACTATCATGAATGCTTCTGGGGGCCAGCTAATCGTCACAGGAGCCCATAGTTGCAGCCTACAGCCTACAAGCACCAAATCTAGAGGTAGGTACCTGCTGTATTGTACAGTACCCCGTACAGTAAAAAATGACACTGAAGAGAGCTCCCATGTCTTAGAACGGGTCTAGGTCTCGGCGCTCGACAAAAAATCGGGGTGAACCGGCATCTCATCTTGCAGCCGGGCAGCAAGCTCAAACCTGGATTTGTGCCAGAAATTACCCACAATTCAGTTCACTGATCGTCACTGAGTGGCCACTTGTCCACCCCCTGAAAAAAAGCTCAGAGGCGCTTTGGGTACCCGGGGCGCCCAGACCTGGGCGAGGCTGTGGCCTCAGGCTTCTAACCCGCACTGTTGCCGTGGAGAGTACAGGTTGGCTTGGTTTTGGTTGGCTGGGGTCCCAGCTCCCGTTAGCGCGAGCCCGGAAAGATTCGCTCAAAAGCGTCTCTCATTCAGATCCGCCGCAATTTTTTTCCCTCCCCCCAAATACCTCGCACCCCCCGTCGGCGCAGATTTATTTCCTCTCGACTCTTccattctctctctttcttctttcatccTCAATCTCCCCTCAAtcctttcttcttgttcaaggGAAAGACCTTCACAACCGCTACCATGTCTGCTGAGCAACCCCAGAAGGTCTTGGGCATGCCGGTAAGTTTCTTATTCCTTTGATCACAGATCCCCTCGACTGTGAAATGCCGCGGCATCAAAAAGAAGATATCTTCATCAATTAGCCGCCCGCGAGTCTTTCCATGTAGTCGATCATCGAATATGGATGCATCGATTGCAATTTACTCAATGGGCTCtagttgatgaagatgtgTTTTTTTTATGCTTAGCTGGCATCTGCGGACTGCCACAGTATGTCAAGAGTAGAATGCTAACATCCTTTTAGCCCTTCATGGCCGACTTCTTGAGTATGTTCCCACGTCGCTACCGCTTATGAGCATTAATTCATAGGGCACGATGCCCTTTGTCGTTTCACGAATAAACGCTTCGTTCATGATACTAACAACTCGTAGTGGGTGGTGTTTCCGCCGCCGTCTCGAAGACCGCTGCCGCTCCCATTGAGCGTGTCAAGCTCCTCATCCAGAACCAGGTCAGTTAAACACTATCAAACATCCACAATCTCAATCACTAACTCCCAGCAGGATGAGATGCTTAAGACCGGTCGCCTCGACCGCAAGTACGCTGGTATCGGTGACTGCTTCAAGCGCACCATGGCCGATGAGGGTGTCATGTCCCTCTGGCGAGGAAACACCGCCAACGTCATCCGATACTTCCCTACCCAGGCTCTGAACTTTGCTTTCCGTGACAAGTTCAAGAAGATGTTCGGttacaagaaggacaaggatggcTACGCTCTCTGGATGGCTGGTAACCTTGCCTCCGGTGGTGCCGCTGGTGCCACttccctcctcttcgtctaCTCTCTGGACTACGCCCGTACCCGTCTTGCCAACGATGCCAAGAACGCTAAGAAGGGTGGTGACCGTCAGTTCAACGGTCTCGTCGATGTCTACAAGAAGACCCTCGCCTCTGATGGTATTGCCGGTCTCTACCGTGGTTTCATGCCTTCCGTTGCTGGTATCGTTGTCTACCGCGGTCTCTACTTCGGAATGTACGACTCCATCAAGCCCGTCGTCCTTGTCGGTAACTTGGCCAACAACTTCCTTGCCTCTTTCGCTCTCGGCTGGATCGTCACCACTGGTGCCGGTATCGCCTCTTACCCACTTGACACCATCCGACGACgcatgatgatgacctcTGGTGAGGCCGTCAAGTACAAGAACACTATGGATGCTGCCCGCCAGATTGTTGCCAAGGAGGGTGTCAAGTCTCTCTTCAAGGGTGCTGGTGCCAACATTCTCCGTGGTGTTGCCGGTGCTGGTGTCCTCTCCATCTACGATCAGCTCCAggtcctcctcttcggcaAGGCCTTCAAATAAGCGCTTTGTATAACATACCCTGTATAGACATGTGTGTGGTGGGATAAGGAATCCGGGGGGATATTAATCTGCGGGCTTGACATGGTGTCCGCTGGTTGAAACTAAAAGGCGAGATCGAAGTGCAGGTTGAGGGAAGTTGTCACAGATACCCGACGTGGTCCTCTGAAACAGCAGCTCTTTACGGGTTAGAGTGGCATAGGCACGGCGTCTTTTCCTAATCTTGCTTTGCCTTCCGTTCTAGGCCGCTGTAATTTATACACCAATGCAATTTCCCTTTACTGTCAATACATTATCCACTGTTCCTTGTGATGTCACTTCGTTTTTGAACAGTTTTTTCCTTTCGTCGTAATCTGACTTCGTGATACTGAGGGGTTTGTTGTTTTGTGTTTGTGGGTTGATGTTGGATGCTTACTAAGCTAACAGTACCTAAGTACTAACCTACCTAACGTGGAGCTCGACACGGTTGCTAAAGTACCTTTAATTCTCGCGTGATACAACAACTTATAACGTTGGACCTTAGAGTCTGCCTGAACTTTTGACATGCCTCCAAAGCAACCATCGGGTACAGGCCGTGGCCGACCAAAAGCCACAACGAAGAAAGGCGCCAAGGCATCAGAGCCTGAGTCTGAACCACAATCGAGCAATCCATTTGAGCTCTCAGATGACGATAACGACAGACAAGGGAACTCAACGCGGGAAGCAGAAGctgtggaagaagaggaacccGACAAGTCGATTCCGCCAGAGCTGCTCACACGGTTGCTGCACGAATTCTTTGCTAAAGATGCGACACGAATATCAAGAGATGCAAACGCCGCGGCGGGCAAATACTTTGATGTATTTGTGAGAGAGGCTATTGCGCGAGCGGCTGTCGAGAAGGATGGCGGATTTCTCGAAGTTGAGGACCTGGAGAAAGTATCGCCACAGTTGTTGCTGGATCTTTGAGCGGTATCAATTGGTGTTTCTGGCACCTTCGGGGTGAACAAGAGTCGAAGTGTTCAATGGGTATGCATCTGGAGTGAAACCCCGGCGACGACCGCGCATTACTGGCGCTTTCACACATAGAGCGACCGGATGGTGGCACTGCGGGTCAGCGACTTCCTATGTTGCACTTTGACGATAATACGGGTACGTGAATTTGAAAAGCATTCAACCGACTTTTCATAAACGTTAACAAAATAGCAACCAAGACTTTGATCTTCGAAAGCTCATTATCGGAACACGATGTCTCCTACTACGCCCAATAtccatctcaagctcaaggaagtGAGAATAGAGTACCATCCGATAAATGCAATGGCCGCGTGCTCTGCGCCTGGTGTCTTCCAACTGTGCCAGCACCGATTGTTCATAGTAGTGTTTGCGATCGCACCCCGATCTTTTGCCACAAGTGCGTGAGCTTTCACTGGCTATGTACGATGATACGGAATCCTTGACTTGGGGCTGTCTGGCAAGTTGTCATACCACGAATTTGAGTTGTAAGCGTTTGGTTGATGTGAAGGAAGAATCAAGACGTATTCGTAGAGTCAGCTAGATGGTGTTGCAACATATTTCTAGATTGTGACAGGTTACATTTGTAATGGCTCCTGGAACCTCACTCAAGAAGGATCGTGTAATCCGCAGCTTAGAGCTCCAAGCGGCCCTAATGTCTATAATAGCGGCGAGCTCAACCTGGCATTGTGCTACATATTGCTTGTCGTTCCTATTTGATGAACGCAGTCTTAGGTTTTAGCAACTTTTCTCGCCCATTATACAGCGTTTCGTCTAAGAAGTTCCGTTGTGAGCCTCAAAATCAACACTGGCTAAGGACGATATGTAGCCGCCTATTGAGCAAGCCGAAAATGGTCTAACATCTCGTGTAAATAAGATCGGTTTAGGAGGTTAATCATAGCAAGTTAATAAAACTGGGGTGTTCCAAATGGCAATACATACTCCAACAGCTCACCCCCCCACATACTTAGGTGCGTTTGGAATCTGCAACCAACACGAAACATCGCAGCTGAAACCCGACAAACTAATGCAATGTCAGTGCGGACTCAAATAATGTTATTCTGCGTCAAGAGAAAGCCAAGGCTCTCAAGTTTCAAATTACCGTACGGCAGCTTTACACCCATGTGGCCCTCTAGGCCCTTAAACTCTTTAAGGACCAATAGTGACAGCGAAACTATATTCGTCTCAAGATATTACGGATGAGGCACTTCCGAAGCAGACGAACCCCTGGTCGATCTGCTCCGACACGGTTGGGCCTGGAGCCGAGGCCTATAGTCACCGAAAATATCCAATTGTTAGTCTGTTATGGTATAGGTCTGGATAATAGACATACTAAGCGCCATGGGTTGATTTCTCAGTTGAGTTGACCAACAAAATGAACAAACTCATTTTGAACAGAAAGACCACCAAGTCAATGCTGACAATGGGAATACGAATCAGAGGAAGACATCATAATCGTTTATCCGAGTTGCGATAGTCGATCTTCTGTGTTCAGTTGCGAATTTTATGTCGTTGAGCTCGATATCTGAACCTGACATATAACCTGGGTAGTTCCCAAGCCATACCAAAGTTAGCCAAGACATACCCAGCACTATTTGTTTCATTTCTCAACTCTTCCAGCAAAGCCTTGTTAACAGTGTCTCATACTACGCCTGTCCTGTAAGTCTACCGAGGAGCCGAGACGGAAGCCCCAAGATCCATCTTTCGGCGCCGTAGAGAGGCGTGCTTCAGATGTGCTTCGAAACTCGTAATCAGGGTCAAGGCCATCATAGGCCAAGTTCTAAGCTAGATCGATGTATATATACCAATCCGTCCCGTctcttttgttttgtttctcctcatctctcCATCTCGTTCCATAATCAACAGTCTGGTCCTGTTCTCATTGGACGCGTTTCCTTTGTTCTTTCAATCTTTCATTAATTCTTCTTGTTACTTTCTTAGACGAGGCTAGTCCTTGAGCGCAAgtcgcttcttttctttgctcCCATCTCTGAACACCTCCCAGAGTGCCCTTCCTTTGCCTCTATCCAAATATTCACAATCCCAAATCTCTAATCATTATGTATTTCTCTCACATTGCTATTGTAGCCCTTGCGGCTGTTGCTGAAGGTGTGTGCCCATGACGCcataaagaagaagaatcaaCTAACAGTCCTCCTAGCTGTCGATGTCCAAGTCGTCTCGGTTGGTAGAAACTCAGCAACAAATGCCACCGGCCTCAGGTTCTGGCCTGAAAAGATCACAGCAGAGCCAGGAACCATGGTTCAGTTTCAATTTTGGGCTGGTAACCACACAGTGACACAGTCTACCTTCGACGACCCTTGTGTGCCTATTGGCAACGTTATGTCGAACGTCACTGGCATCTACTCTGGCTACCAACCTGTAGAGGCTAGCATGTCCAAGGGCATGATTCCCACTTACACCATCAtggtcaaggacaagaagcctATGTGGCTATTCTGCAGCAAGGCAAAACACTGTCAGGGTGGAATGTCGATGGTTATCAACGAAAAGTGAGTCTGTTACGACCTTATGCCAGGTTTCTTTACTAAACGTCATCCAGCACATCTGCCAATGCTACAAGATCGCTCAATAACTACAAGAGCCTCTGCAGTTCGGCTACAGTCTCCGAAGTCGTTCCTGTTCAAGGTGGCGGCTCTCCACAAGGCGGAAATGGTGGTAATGGCACCAACACAGGCGGTTCTGGAGGCGG of Fusarium musae strain F31 chromosome 5, whole genome shotgun sequence contains these proteins:
- a CDS encoding hypothetical protein (EggNog:ENOG41) codes for the protein MYFSHIAIVALAAVAEAVDVQVVSVGRNSATNATGLRFWPEKITAEPGTMVQFQFWAGNHTVTQSTFDDPCVPIGNVMSNVTGIYSGYQPVEASMSKGMIPTYTIMVKDKKPMWLFCSKAKHCQGGMSMVINENTSANATRSLNNYKSLCSSATVSEVVPVQGGGSPQGGNGGNGTNTGGSGGGSSGGGSGDDSSDDGSSSGDDSSDDGSSDDGSEDGSGTPTGVSAPGATGTPTSGSSGDPVVTAAAAELKAPISMLLAVGAAAMYVL
- a CDS encoding hypothetical protein (EggNog:ENOG41); amino-acid sequence: MPPKQPSGTGRGRPKATTKKGAKASEPESEPQSSNPFELSDDDNDRQGNSTREAEAVEEEEPDKSIPPELLTRLLHEFFAKDATRISRDANAAAGKYFDVFVREAIARAAVEKDGGFLEVEDLEKVSPQLLLDL